One segment of Fusobacteriaceae bacterium DNA contains the following:
- a CDS encoding amidohydrolase: protein MKTVENNTEWAKNVRHELHQIPELDFELPETVAKIGSLLDAMPGVTWRKAVGGSAIIADLPGKDTAKTVALRADIDALPILEASNCPYPSKHPGKMHACGHDVHATIVLGILKTLSERRDDLPCNVRAIFQPAEETTGGALPLIREGALAGVNCIYGLHVDVAKDAGQMGYQYGAMYACSSDVLLTVRGKSGHGAYPSLAVDAIVVMAHILTALQTVVSRTTDARDALVLTFGTVNGGTKENIIAQEVVLKGTMRSLTDEVKENAKRRITALVEDIAEGFGARATISIEDGYASLINHDQYVDIVRDNAVHLLGPENVFAEKVPNMGVEDFAYYVREIPGAFWHLGVRNEKLGVTESIHNDKFNVDEDAIEIGVKMGILNIFNTYEKLLAD from the coding sequence ATGAAAACGGTTGAAAACAACACAGAATGGGCGAAAAACGTACGCCACGAGCTGCACCAAATCCCCGAGCTCGACTTTGAGCTCCCAGAGACCGTCGCCAAAATCGGAAGCTTGCTTGACGCCATGCCCGGCGTGACCTGGCGCAAGGCCGTGGGCGGTTCGGCCATAATCGCGGATTTACCGGGGAAGGACACAGCGAAAACCGTGGCGCTCAGAGCCGATATCGACGCGCTGCCGATTCTGGAAGCGTCAAATTGCCCCTATCCCTCAAAACACCCCGGCAAGATGCACGCCTGCGGCCACGACGTCCACGCGACGATTGTTCTCGGGATCCTGAAAACCCTGTCTGAACGCCGGGACGATCTCCCCTGCAACGTACGGGCCATTTTCCAGCCGGCCGAGGAGACCACGGGAGGGGCGCTGCCCCTGATCCGGGAAGGGGCGCTCGCCGGCGTCAATTGTATTTACGGCCTGCACGTGGACGTGGCCAAGGACGCGGGGCAAATGGGCTATCAGTACGGGGCCATGTACGCCTGCTCTTCCGACGTATTGCTGACGGTGCGTGGCAAATCAGGCCACGGGGCCTATCCCTCCCTGGCCGTGGACGCCATTGTCGTCATGGCTCATATCCTGACGGCGCTGCAAACGGTGGTGAGCCGCACGACCGACGCCCGGGACGCGCTGGTTTTGACCTTCGGGACCGTAAACGGCGGTACGAAGGAAAACATCATCGCCCAGGAAGTGGTCCTCAAGGGGACCATGCGCTCCCTGACCGACGAGGTCAAGGAAAACGCCAAACGCAGAATTACCGCCTTGGTTGAGGACATCGCCGAAGGCTTCGGGGCCCGGGCGACGATTTCCATCGAAGACGGCTACGCCTCCCTGATCAATCACGATCAGTACGTCGACATCGTGCGGGATAACGCGGTCCACCTGCTGGGGCCCGAGAACGTCTTCGCGGAAAAGGTCCCCAATATGGGCGTCGAGGACTTTGCCTACTATGTGCGGGAGATCCCGGGGGCCTTCTGGCATCTGGGCGTCCGCAACGAAAAACTGGGCGTCACGGAATCCATCCACAACGATAAATTCAACGTCGACGAAGACGCGATTGAGATCGGCGTCAAAATGGGAATCCTCAATATTTTCAATACCTACGAAAAACTGCTCGCTGACTGA